The following are encoded in a window of Primulina eburnea isolate SZY01 chromosome 4, ASM2296580v1, whole genome shotgun sequence genomic DNA:
- the LOC140830021 gene encoding uncharacterized protein: MFAKIKTCTTAKEIWEKLTQLCEGNDQTKENKLTVAIQKFDNAKMKPGETLAEFDERFSSIVIELTSLGKEYSNREIALKVMRALPREWDVKTIDMRESKDLKKLELHDLFVDLKAYEFELGIRTEEEPSTTQQTKALAAATMWGPGC; the protein is encoded by the coding sequence ATGTTTGCCAAAATCAAGACTTGCACCACTGCAAAAGAAATATGGGAAAAACTCACTCAACTgtgcgaaggaaatgatcagaCCAAGGAAAACAAACTGACAGTGGCTATTCAAAAATTTGACAATGCAAAGATGAAGCCAGGAGAAACTCTTGCAGAATTTGATGAGCGATTTAGCAGCATTGTTATCGAACTCACCTCACTTGGAAAAGAATACTCCAACAGAGAAATTGCCTTGAAGGTCATGAGAGCtcttcccagagaatgggatgtgaaaactATAGACATGCGAGAATCAAAAGATCTGAAAAAACTGGAACTCCATGATCTATTTGTTGATCTTAAAGCATATGAATTTGAGCTTGGGATACGAACCGAAGAAGAGCCGTCTACAACCCAACAAACAAAGGCCTTGGCAGCAGCtacaatgtggggacccggatgctaa